GGAGGAAGATAAATGGAACTTACAAAAGAAAGAGTTAGAGAGATTATAGCTAGAAGAGTTGCTAAAGAATTTAAAGATGGAGATGTAGTTAATTTAGGAATTGGATTACCTACAGAAGTTGCTAACTATATCCCAGATTCTATATATGTTGCACTACAATCTGAAAATGGTTTAATTGGTATGGGGCCTACTCCTTGTGAAGCTGAAGAGGATTGTAGAATATCTAATGCAGGGGGGTCATTAGTTACTATTGCTCCTGGAGGATGTTTCTTTGATAGCTTCACATCATTTGGAATCATTCGTGGTGGGCATGTAGATGCCACTGTTTTAGGAGCTTTACAAGTTGATGAAAAAGGAAATCTAGCAAACTGGATGGTTCCTGGGAAAATGGTTCCTGGAATGGGGGGAGCTATGGATTTAGTTGTAGGAGCTAAAAAAGTTATTATTGCTATGGAGCATACAGCTAAGGGAGCTCCAAAAATCTTAAAAAACTGTACGTTACCTCTTACAGCTGCTAGTGAAGTTAATATGATTATTACAGAAAAAGGTGTTATGGAAGTTACTGATAAAGGTATTATTTTAAAAGAACTTAGTCCATACTCATCTATTGAGGATATTGAAAAATCTACTGAAGCTACTTTAATTATTGATGAAGATTTAAAAGTTATGGAAGTATAAATTTACTAGGAGGTTTTTAAATAAATGGAAAAAATCTATATTGTAGCTGCAAAAAGAACTCCCATTGGATCTTTTTTAGGTTCTTTAAACAAAGTATCTCCAAGTCATTTAGCGGGAGAAGTTATAAAAAATATTCTTGAAGAAACTAAAGTTGACCCTAATAACTTAGATGAAGTTATTGTTGGAAATGTTTTATCTGCTGGACATGCTCAAGGAGTTGGAAGACAATCAGCTGTTAGGGGTGGGGTTCCTTACTCAGTTCCAGCTTACTCTTTAAATATTATCTGTGGAAGTGGAATGAAAGCTGTTATGTTAGCATATCAAATTATAAAATCTGGTGAAGCTTCTCTTATTTTAGCAGGTGGAACTGAATCTATGTCACAAGCTCCACAT
This is a stretch of genomic DNA from Cetobacterium somerae ATCC BAA-474. It encodes these proteins:
- a CDS encoding 3-oxoacid CoA-transferase subunit B, which encodes MELTKERVREIIARRVAKEFKDGDVVNLGIGLPTEVANYIPDSIYVALQSENGLIGMGPTPCEAEEDCRISNAGGSLVTIAPGGCFFDSFTSFGIIRGGHVDATVLGALQVDEKGNLANWMVPGKMVPGMGGAMDLVVGAKKVIIAMEHTAKGAPKILKNCTLPLTAASEVNMIITEKGVMEVTDKGIILKELSPYSSIEDIEKSTEATLIIDEDLKVMEV